In Aequorivita sp. H23M31, a single window of DNA contains:
- a CDS encoding universal stress protein, translating into MKKVMITVDYNPNAEKVVRKGYEMAQLMGAELCLFHVLADVRYYGVQYEPFMGYEGYAFPVDYNIQNEFVKVAQDYLEKTKKHLNGENITTHLVEGDTAKKILEYSEEWGADLIVMGTHSHGALEKIFLGTVASSVLERTKIPVYMVPINQ; encoded by the coding sequence ATGAAAAAAGTAATGATTACCGTGGATTATAATCCGAATGCGGAGAAGGTGGTAAGAAAAGGATATGAAATGGCCCAGTTGATGGGAGCAGAATTATGTTTATTCCACGTACTGGCAGATGTTCGTTACTATGGAGTACAATACGAACCTTTTATGGGTTATGAAGGATATGCCTTTCCCGTGGATTATAATATACAGAATGAATTTGTAAAAGTTGCTCAGGATTATCTCGAAAAAACGAAAAAGCATTTAAACGGAGAAAATATTACCACACATCTAGTGGAGGGTGATACTGCCAAAAAAATATTGGAATATTCTGAAGAATGGGGAGCGGACTTAATCGTGATGGGTACGCATAGCCATGGCGCACTAGAGAAGATTTTCCTGGGTACCGTTGCCTCAAGTGTTTTGGAGCGGACAAAAATTCCCGTTTATATGGTTCCAATTAATCAATAA
- a CDS encoding sigma-70 family RNA polymerase sigma factor produces the protein MRQLKITKQVTNRETKSLNSYLQDVSKIDLITAEEEVELAQRIREGDQAALDKLSRANLRFVISVAKQYQNQGLSLPDLINEGNVGLVKAAKRFDETRGFKFISYAVWWIRQAILQAIAEQSRVVRLPLNKIGDINKIKKASIHLEQKFERIPTAAEIAKELDFSEAKVKSSLKNSTRSLSMDAPFQEGENDNNLYDVLSSGESPNPDKNLMHESLRIEINRALDTLAPREADVVKLNFGLCGQPPMTLQEIGDTFDLSRERVRQIREKAIRRLRQTSKSHILKKYLG, from the coding sequence ATGAGACAACTTAAAATCACCAAGCAGGTAACCAACCGCGAGACCAAATCCTTGAACAGCTATTTGCAGGACGTTAGTAAAATCGACCTGATTACAGCAGAAGAGGAAGTGGAATTGGCCCAACGAATTCGTGAGGGCGATCAAGCTGCCTTAGATAAATTGAGTCGGGCCAACCTGCGATTCGTGATTTCCGTGGCAAAACAATACCAAAACCAAGGTTTGAGCCTTCCTGATTTGATCAACGAAGGAAACGTGGGATTGGTTAAAGCCGCAAAAAGATTTGATGAGACCCGAGGGTTTAAATTTATTTCCTATGCAGTTTGGTGGATCCGTCAGGCCATATTGCAGGCTATCGCAGAACAATCAAGAGTGGTAAGGCTGCCATTGAACAAGATTGGCGATATCAATAAAATAAAAAAAGCTTCCATCCATTTGGAACAAAAGTTTGAAAGAATTCCTACTGCCGCCGAGATTGCCAAAGAACTTGACTTTAGCGAGGCCAAAGTAAAAAGTTCATTGAAAAACTCTACGCGAAGTCTTTCTATGGATGCTCCCTTCCAAGAAGGTGAGAACGATAATAACCTTTACGATGTTTTGAGTTCAGGCGAAAGTCCGAATCCAGATAAAAATTTGATGCACGAATCACTGCGTATTGAGATTAACCGAGCTCTTGATACTCTTGCTCCACGCGAAGCAGATGTTGTGAAGCTGAATTTTGGTCTTTGCGGCCAACCTCCTATGACTCTTCAGGAAATTGGAGATACGTTTGACTTGAGTAGGGAGCGAGTTCGTCAGATACGGGAAAAAGCTATCCGCAGATTGCGCCAGACATCAAAAAGCCATATCCTCAAAAAATATCTAGGATAA
- a CDS encoding SLC13 family permease codes for MTTEIILVFSILIITILLFAFEVFSVDKIAFLLIGTLALTGLISPEEAISGFSNSATITVLSLMIIALALEDNGVIASMARFLKNLHVLPLVILLPVIMLITGGISAFINTTAVVIVFIKIISELSKRFNLSQSKLLMPISFAGILGGSCTLMGTSTNLIVNSVAKNLGAEPFSFFEFTLFGVIFLVVGIIVITIASRWLPKGSQQNLEEAYELEKFITVVVINKDSELIDQKIEDTFFFKDSEISILKLIRMGQVTNDPGKYISLKEKDKLLVMCDVESLAKLNTDKGITVHKDQETIAGKNESEENSNEDKKRLEEFGFVELLILPGSILIGKTLKQLRKQRFQGALPIAIKKRRNIRNTQAQLIRKDIKEISLKPGDRLLVEIPKDEIGKLYEMENVAILREHKTKPYQNTSKKRLSFLILLLVIGLAASGTLPILLSAITGVALLLLTRCLVLNDVYHRINWQVIFLLAGMIPLGVAMSNTGADKWISTNLLNLLSGQTNLIIIALVFLITMLMSSVVSNNATAIIMTPIAIAIATGLDLSMKPFILSVLFGANFSFFTPMGYQTNTLIYGMGFYKFKHFMIIGGILSLILWALGSFLLATLL; via the coding sequence ATGACCACAGAAATAATACTCGTTTTTTCAATTCTGATTATTACCATTCTTCTTTTTGCATTTGAAGTCTTTTCTGTAGATAAAATTGCTTTTCTGTTAATTGGAACTTTGGCCCTAACCGGACTTATATCTCCAGAAGAAGCAATTTCAGGTTTTTCAAATTCCGCCACTATCACCGTTCTTTCCTTGATGATTATTGCCTTGGCCCTTGAGGACAACGGAGTTATAGCTTCCATGGCGCGTTTTCTGAAGAATCTTCACGTTTTACCATTGGTAATCCTACTGCCCGTTATAATGCTTATCACTGGAGGCATCTCTGCCTTTATAAACACAACGGCTGTGGTCATTGTGTTTATAAAGATTATTTCGGAACTCTCAAAACGATTCAATCTTTCACAATCCAAACTCCTAATGCCCATTTCGTTTGCGGGAATCCTTGGGGGAAGTTGTACATTGATGGGAACTTCCACCAACCTTATAGTAAATTCTGTTGCAAAAAATCTGGGAGCCGAACCGTTTAGTTTTTTCGAGTTTACATTATTTGGGGTCATTTTCTTGGTTGTTGGCATTATCGTAATTACCATTGCCTCAAGGTGGCTGCCAAAAGGATCGCAACAAAATCTTGAGGAAGCATACGAGCTTGAAAAATTTATCACCGTTGTAGTAATCAACAAGGATTCAGAATTGATCGATCAAAAAATAGAAGACACTTTTTTTTTCAAAGACTCTGAAATTTCAATATTAAAACTAATCCGGATGGGGCAGGTCACCAATGATCCGGGTAAATACATCTCCTTAAAAGAAAAGGATAAACTCCTTGTTATGTGCGATGTGGAATCCTTGGCCAAACTAAATACGGACAAGGGTATTACGGTACATAAGGATCAGGAAACAATTGCTGGTAAAAACGAAAGCGAAGAGAACAGCAACGAAGACAAAAAGCGTCTTGAAGAATTTGGTTTTGTAGAGCTCCTTATATTACCGGGCTCGATACTCATCGGGAAAACCTTAAAACAGTTGCGAAAACAAAGATTTCAAGGAGCCTTACCGATAGCTATTAAAAAACGAAGAAACATTCGTAACACCCAAGCCCAACTTATAAGAAAAGATATTAAGGAAATCTCCTTAAAACCTGGAGATAGATTGCTGGTGGAAATTCCAAAAGATGAAATAGGAAAACTATATGAAATGGAGAATGTCGCAATTCTTCGCGAGCATAAAACCAAACCATATCAAAATACATCCAAAAAGAGACTTTCGTTTTTAATTCTCCTATTAGTAATCGGTCTGGCGGCAAGTGGAACCTTACCCATTCTTTTAAGTGCGATTACGGGTGTGGCCCTGCTCCTACTTACACGCTGTTTGGTGCTCAACGACGTATATCATCGCATCAATTGGCAAGTAATATTTTTGTTGGCAGGAATGATTCCCCTAGGAGTAGCCATGAGCAATACAGGCGCTGACAAATGGATCTCCACCAATTTATTGAATCTTCTAAGTGGTCAAACCAACTTAATAATAATAGCACTTGTCTTCTTGATTACCATGCTTATGAGCAGTGTTGTAAGCAATAATGCCACCGCAATTATAATGACACCAATTGCCATAGCCATAGCTACGGGGCTGGATCTCTCCATGAAACCTTTTATACTCTCAGTTCTGTTTGGTGCCAATTTCAGTTTCTTCACTCCCATGGGATATCAAACAAACACACTTATTTATGGAATGGGATTTTATAAATTCAAACATTTTATGATTATTGGTGGAATTCTGTCCTTAATACTTTGGGCCCTAGGCTCATTCCTTCTTGCAACCTTACTTTAA
- a CDS encoding OmpA/MotB family protein codes for MKNVFVLSMVLGSLIATSCVSKKKYVEMENQYNETRSTLVKTQLEKEEIEAKYAKIEDRVSSYNAKIQSLSDSNKERLQQVDGIVISENDKEKMRKALANVDPQELAQAKTLKDSMNLIVSHNLKKNLDSNLIGEGEENDIDIDINETVVMITISDKLLFSSGSARVNPKANNLLKRLADIINSEPALEVMVEGHTDSQTVKPGAAIKDNWELSVQRSTSVIRKLQDDYGVDPAKLIAAGRSSYHPLTENDTKDGRAKNRRTRIVILPNLDKFLAMLSAN; via the coding sequence ATGAAAAATGTATTTGTGTTAAGCATGGTGCTTGGATCTCTGATCGCCACGTCGTGCGTATCTAAAAAGAAGTACGTTGAAATGGAAAACCAATATAATGAAACTCGCTCGACATTGGTTAAGACTCAACTGGAAAAGGAGGAAATTGAAGCAAAATATGCTAAGATTGAAGATCGTGTATCTAGCTACAACGCCAAAATCCAATCGCTATCTGATAGTAACAAAGAACGTTTACAGCAAGTAGATGGAATCGTAATTTCAGAAAACGACAAGGAGAAAATGAGAAAAGCGCTGGCTAACGTAGATCCACAGGAATTGGCTCAGGCTAAAACCCTGAAGGATTCAATGAACCTTATTGTTTCCCACAACCTAAAGAAGAACTTAGATAGCAACTTAATTGGAGAAGGGGAAGAAAATGATATCGATATTGACATCAACGAAACAGTGGTAATGATTACTATCTCAGACAAGTTGCTTTTCAGTTCGGGAAGTGCTCGAGTTAATCCAAAAGCCAATAATCTTTTAAAGCGTCTGGCAGATATAATCAACAGTGAGCCAGCTCTTGAGGTAATGGTGGAAGGACACACAGATAGCCAAACCGTAAAACCCGGAGCTGCAATAAAAGACAATTGGGAGCTGAGCGTGCAACGCTCTACCTCTGTTATCCGTAAGCTACAGGACGATTATGGGGTGGATCCCGCCAAACTTATCGCAGCAGGAAGAAGTAGCTACCATCCATTAACGGAGAATGACACCAAGGATGGAAGAGCTAAGAACAGGAGGACTCGCATTGTAATCCTTCCAAACCTCGATAAATTCTTGGCAATGCTTTCCGCAAACTAG
- a CDS encoding SDR family oxidoreductase → MNDLETKIALITGGTKGIGYGIAEALMEEGISVAITGRSKSTADESAKELSSKFKNKARVIGIEADVRDYESQQNAVARAIKEFGKVDIVIANAGIGHFAPVDVMSLEDWKEIIDTNLSGPFYTLRAGMDQLKKNKGYFITISSLAGTNFFKGGSAYNASKFGITGFTQAAMLDLRDKGIKVSTIMPGSVSTHFNGNEPDAEDDWKIQKEDIGKLVVDLLKMNPRTLPSKIEVRPTRPPSK, encoded by the coding sequence ATGAATGATTTAGAGACAAAAATAGCACTGATAACAGGAGGTACAAAGGGAATTGGTTATGGGATCGCAGAAGCCTTAATGGAAGAAGGAATAAGTGTAGCAATTACGGGAAGAAGTAAGAGTACTGCAGATGAGTCTGCTAAGGAATTAAGTTCGAAATTCAAAAATAAAGCACGTGTCATTGGTATTGAAGCGGATGTCCGTGATTATGAAAGTCAGCAAAATGCTGTTGCCAGGGCGATAAAGGAATTCGGAAAAGTGGATATTGTTATTGCAAATGCTGGAATTGGACATTTTGCTCCTGTTGATGTGATGTCCTTAGAGGATTGGAAAGAGATTATTGATACCAACCTGTCCGGACCTTTTTACACTCTGAGAGCTGGTATGGATCAATTAAAAAAGAACAAAGGCTATTTTATTACTATCTCTAGTTTAGCGGGAACGAATTTTTTTAAGGGAGGAAGTGCCTATAACGCCAGTAAATTTGGGATTACGGGATTCACCCAAGCGGCTATGCTCGACCTACGCGATAAAGGTATTAAAGTGAGTACTATTATGCCAGGATCGGTTTCAACCCATTTTAACGGAAACGAACCCGATGCGGAAGATGACTGGAAAATACAGAAGGAAGATATCGGAAAATTAGTAGTGGACTTATTAAAAATGAACCCAAGAACCTTGCCTAGTAAAATTGAAGTTCGCCCGACTAGGCCCCCTTCAAAATAA
- a CDS encoding M15 family metallopeptidase, which produces MKFPIPAILIVFLFGFVSATKQQDPLVDLEAISDDFIYEIRYATPNNFLGETLYDCAQCLLRPEVADALVEANKYFQEKGYRIRIYDCYRPLDVQKKMWSKVPRATYVGNPYGNGSIHNRGAAVDMTLETLEGCFVEMGSEYDHFGRAAHIDNYDFSKEILANRKLLFEGMRKFGFSPIRTEWWHFSFRKNTGYGVLNTPLPCN; this is translated from the coding sequence ATGAAGTTTCCCATTCCTGCGATTTTAATTGTCTTTTTATTCGGTTTCGTCTCTGCCACAAAACAGCAAGACCCTTTGGTGGATCTTGAAGCCATTTCTGACGATTTTATTTATGAAATTCGCTATGCCACACCTAATAATTTTCTGGGCGAAACCCTCTATGATTGCGCTCAATGCCTTTTGCGACCAGAAGTGGCAGATGCCTTAGTTGAGGCGAATAAATATTTTCAAGAAAAAGGCTACCGAATTCGAATTTACGATTGCTATCGTCCTTTAGATGTCCAAAAGAAAATGTGGTCGAAAGTGCCGCGCGCCACTTATGTGGGAAACCCGTACGGCAACGGATCAATCCACAACCGTGGTGCAGCAGTGGATATGACCTTGGAGACTTTAGAGGGATGTTTTGTTGAAATGGGAAGTGAGTATGATCACTTTGGTAGAGCAGCTCATATCGATAATTATGATTTTTCCAAAGAAATTCTCGCCAATAGAAAGCTGTTGTTCGAGGGAATGCGCAAATTTGGCTTCTCTCCTATCCGCACCGAGTGGTGGCACTTTAGTTTTCGAAAAAACACAGGGTATGGAGTATTAAACACTCCGCTTCCCTGTAATTGA
- a CDS encoding Ig-like domain-containing protein, with translation MKFPASLSALLLCFITFLVSCKSDDDSGYIPLNIVARPDIGEVFQNSTLNIPIFDNDDNIPQTGKIVITTPEYGTAIIKDNGTPDILFDDFIQYTPNGTFVGEDSFEYTVCDLSEKSCATAKVTIEVMPFSPVNFDLGAIPYEKLSDYNFFQGHLAEMDPVYGVLPYEPINTLFSDYAHKKRFIWMPNQVSATYVSDFDNLNFPSGSVLIKTFYYENVLPNNSVRNIETRLLIKKGSEWIFANYIWDGAQQEAVLNTTGNGYNVPIDWIEKGEVKFVNYRIPSELECFICHKSFDAAIPIAPKPQNLNSIYNYADGMENQLKKWEKMGYLSQNNIPTDIRTVPNWKDISQGLRTRVRSYFDINCAHCHTYGGHCGARSLRLAYSQTDEDYNLGICVEPDLQIPGYNEAKLITPGHADNSILFFRVATTLEEYRMPMNGRTLVDEEFLPILEEWINSLSTPCN, from the coding sequence ATGAAATTTCCTGCTTCACTCTCCGCCCTCTTACTATGTTTTATAACTTTTCTGGTTTCTTGCAAGAGTGATGATGACTCAGGTTATATTCCTTTAAATATTGTTGCTCGGCCAGATATCGGGGAGGTTTTCCAAAATTCAACCTTGAATATTCCTATTTTTGATAATGATGATAATATTCCACAAACTGGAAAAATTGTTATTACCACTCCGGAATACGGTACTGCAATTATTAAAGATAACGGAACACCCGATATTCTTTTCGACGACTTCATACAATATACCCCAAACGGGACTTTTGTAGGTGAGGATTCTTTTGAATATACCGTTTGCGATCTTTCTGAAAAAAGTTGTGCTACTGCTAAAGTAACAATTGAAGTCATGCCCTTTTCTCCCGTAAACTTTGACCTTGGAGCCATACCTTATGAAAAACTTTCCGACTACAATTTCTTTCAAGGCCATTTAGCAGAAATGGATCCGGTATATGGAGTGCTACCTTATGAACCTATTAATACGTTGTTTTCAGATTATGCCCACAAAAAGAGATTTATCTGGATGCCGAATCAAGTTTCAGCTACCTACGTTTCCGATTTTGATAACCTTAACTTCCCTAGTGGAAGTGTTTTGATCAAAACTTTTTATTACGAAAATGTTTTGCCCAACAATTCCGTAAGAAATATTGAAACCCGTTTGCTGATTAAGAAAGGATCAGAATGGATTTTTGCTAACTATATATGGGATGGGGCACAGCAGGAAGCAGTTCTCAACACAACCGGTAATGGGTATAATGTTCCCATAGACTGGATAGAAAAGGGAGAAGTGAAATTCGTCAACTATAGAATCCCCTCAGAGCTGGAATGTTTTATCTGCCATAAATCCTTTGACGCCGCCATTCCCATAGCCCCGAAACCGCAAAATTTAAACTCCATTTATAATTATGCGGATGGAATGGAGAACCAACTTAAAAAATGGGAGAAAATGGGATATCTTTCCCAAAATAATATTCCTACAGATATTAGAACGGTACCAAATTGGAAAGATATTTCACAAGGTTTAAGGACTAGAGTTCGCTCCTATTTTGATATTAATTGTGCGCATTGCCATACTTATGGTGGCCATTGTGGAGCGCGTTCTTTGCGTTTGGCATATTCGCAGACCGATGAGGATTATAATCTTGGTATTTGTGTAGAGCCTGATCTTCAAATTCCGGGTTATAATGAAGCAAAATTAATTACACCGGGACACGCAGATAACTCGATCTTATTTTTTAGAGTAGCCACCACCTTAGAAGAATATAGAATGCCAATGAATGGACGGACCTTAGTAGATGAAGAGTTTTTGCCCATTTTGGAAGAATGGATAAACTCTCTTTCTACTCCTTGCAATTAA
- a CDS encoding FG-GAP-like repeat-containing protein encodes MKTSLILIVLILTLASGNAQVSFTAVPISTSGSERAVVDMNGDMLDDLVSVSATNIQIFYQRPQGGFLERNITTEYADNLPSWSLSAGDYDNNGYNDLLYAGNNGVTFMRANDDGTAYEEDSFPQYVFSQRSNFVDINNDGLLDAFVCHDVAPSVYYINNGDGTFIFHQGDIGDYPTGGNYGSVWIDYDNDGYMDVFIAKCNVNGDVNQRSENQLYRNDGQGNFIEVGEETGLKDNMQTWSSAWADYDNDGYLDVFIGSSSSSFNHKLNRNNGDGTFTDISATTGIHALTMTGIENCTYDFNNDGYADIISNGNILLNNGDMTFTLIPNALPNNNGSFGDLNNDGFIDSFANGHIYYNNGNANHWIKIVTKGIESNSNGIGARITITSALGTQIREVRSGEGFKYMSTLNTHFGLGEDTEIATLTVRWPSGIIDTYENVDVDQTIYITEGSTTVGIEENVVNNLILYPNPTEGILTLSNANNFTNPRYSIFDMQGRLIIGSALNQNQIDVSQLANGTYLLKINDLNSTKIQRFIKK; translated from the coding sequence ATGAAAACATCCTTAATCTTGATCGTGCTTATTTTAACCTTAGCATCTGGCAATGCTCAGGTATCTTTTACTGCTGTTCCTATTTCCACAAGTGGATCGGAGAGAGCCGTGGTCGATATGAACGGAGATATGTTGGACGACCTGGTATCTGTTAGTGCTACCAATATCCAAATTTTTTATCAACGACCCCAAGGTGGCTTTTTGGAAAGAAATATCACTACCGAATATGCAGATAACCTTCCCTCTTGGAGTCTCTCTGCGGGAGACTACGACAATAATGGCTATAACGACTTGCTCTATGCTGGAAATAATGGAGTGACCTTTATGAGAGCAAATGACGATGGTACTGCTTATGAAGAAGATTCCTTTCCACAATATGTTTTTTCACAGCGGTCCAACTTTGTTGACATAAACAATGATGGACTTCTGGATGCATTTGTTTGTCACGATGTCGCCCCAAGTGTTTATTATATTAATAATGGCGATGGTACTTTTATCTTTCATCAAGGAGATATTGGTGATTATCCTACCGGAGGAAACTATGGATCCGTTTGGATAGACTATGATAATGACGGGTATATGGATGTTTTTATCGCCAAATGCAATGTAAATGGAGATGTGAACCAAAGAAGCGAAAATCAATTATACCGGAATGATGGACAGGGAAATTTTATAGAAGTTGGTGAAGAAACCGGGTTAAAGGACAATATGCAGACTTGGTCCTCGGCTTGGGCAGATTATGATAATGACGGATATCTAGATGTTTTTATAGGAAGTAGCTCTAGCAGTTTTAACCATAAATTAAACCGAAATAACGGAGATGGAACTTTTACGGATATTTCTGCCACTACAGGTATTCACGCCCTCACAATGACAGGAATCGAAAATTGCACTTATGATTTCAATAATGATGGTTATGCAGATATCATTTCAAATGGAAACATACTTTTAAATAATGGAGATATGACTTTTACTTTAATTCCGAATGCTTTACCAAACAACAATGGATCTTTTGGAGATTTAAATAATGATGGCTTTATAGATTCATTTGCAAACGGACATATCTATTATAATAATGGAAATGCGAACCATTGGATAAAAATCGTTACCAAAGGTATCGAAAGCAATAGCAATGGAATTGGGGCACGAATAACAATAACCTCAGCACTTGGAACCCAAATTCGGGAGGTACGAAGCGGCGAAGGTTTTAAATATATGAGCACGCTGAACACCCATTTTGGATTAGGGGAGGATACAGAAATTGCCACTCTCACGGTAAGATGGCCCTCGGGAATAATTGATACTTACGAAAACGTTGATGTGGACCAGACAATTTATATAACAGAAGGTTCCACTACTGTAGGTATAGAGGAAAATGTAGTCAACAACCTAATTCTCTATCCCAATCCCACAGAAGGAATATTAACTTTAAGCAATGCGAATAATTTTACAAATCCGAGATACTCCATTTTTGATATGCAGGGAAGGTTAATAATTGGTTCGGCTCTCAATCAAAATCAAATTGATGTTTCACAACTGGCAAATGGAACATATCTTCTTAAAATTAATGATCTAAACTCCACGAAAATCCAACGTTTTATTAAGAAGTAG
- the dnaK gene encoding molecular chaperone DnaK — MSKIIGIDLGTTNSCVAVMEGSEPVVIPNAEGKRTTPSVIAFVEGGEIKVGDPAKRQAVTNPTKTISSIKRFMGNKFSEIKDEVEHSAYKVVKGDNDTARVDIDGRLYTPQELSAMILQKMKKTAEDYLGQEVTRAVITVPAYFNDSQRHATKEAGEIAGLKVERIINEPTAAALAYGLDKKGQDQKIVVFDFGGGTHDVSILELGDGVFEVLATDGDTHLGGDDVDQKIIKWLADEFKAEEDFDLRKDPMALQRLKEAAEKAKIELSSSTQTEINLPYITATASGPKHLVKTLTRAKFEQLIDDLVKRTMKPCESAMKAAGLSKSDIDEVILVGGSTRIPAVQEAVEKFFGKKPHKGVNPDEVVAIGAAIQGGVLTGDVKDVLLLDVTPLSLGIETMGGVMTKLIDANTTIPTKKSQIFSTASDNQPSVEIHVLQGERPMANDNKTIGRFHLDGIPPAQRGTPQIEVTFDIDANGIIKVSATDKATNKSQDIRIEASSGLTEEEIKKMKADAEANAESDKTAKERVDKLNEADAMIFQTEKQLKEFGDKLSDDKKKPIEEALEELKKAHQSQDVATIQPALDKINEAWKTASEEMYKAQADGQGAPTGDAGGAGAQQDNTGGGDANSDVEDVDFEEVK; from the coding sequence ATGAGTAAAATAATCGGAATCGACTTAGGTACAACCAACTCCTGCGTTGCCGTAATGGAAGGTAGTGAGCCCGTGGTTATTCCTAATGCCGAAGGAAAAAGAACTACACCTTCTGTAATCGCATTTGTGGAAGGTGGCGAAATTAAAGTAGGGGACCCTGCAAAACGTCAGGCTGTAACTAACCCCACTAAAACCATTAGCTCCATTAAAAGATTTATGGGGAATAAGTTTTCCGAAATAAAAGATGAAGTTGAACACTCTGCCTACAAGGTGGTAAAAGGGGACAACGATACTGCCCGTGTAGATATCGATGGTCGCTTGTATACTCCACAAGAACTTAGCGCGATGATTCTTCAGAAAATGAAGAAAACTGCTGAGGATTATCTAGGTCAAGAAGTAACCCGTGCGGTAATTACCGTTCCTGCATATTTTAACGACAGTCAGCGTCACGCTACAAAAGAAGCTGGTGAGATTGCCGGACTGAAAGTAGAAAGAATTATTAACGAGCCAACAGCAGCAGCTCTTGCTTATGGTTTGGACAAAAAAGGTCAGGATCAGAAAATTGTGGTTTTTGACTTTGGTGGAGGTACTCACGACGTGAGTATCCTAGAATTGGGAGATGGTGTTTTTGAGGTACTTGCTACCGACGGTGATACTCACTTAGGTGGAGATGACGTTGACCAAAAAATAATAAAATGGTTGGCAGATGAATTTAAAGCTGAAGAAGATTTTGACCTTCGTAAGGATCCAATGGCACTTCAACGTTTGAAAGAAGCTGCTGAAAAAGCTAAAATTGAGCTTTCATCTTCAACACAGACTGAAATCAACCTACCTTATATTACTGCTACTGCTAGCGGACCAAAACACTTGGTAAAAACTTTGACCCGCGCGAAGTTTGAGCAGTTGATTGACGATCTGGTAAAAAGAACTATGAAGCCTTGCGAGAGTGCAATGAAAGCTGCAGGGCTTAGCAAAAGCGATATAGATGAAGTTATTCTTGTAGGTGGATCTACCCGTATTCCAGCAGTTCAGGAAGCAGTTGAAAAATTCTTCGGGAAAAAACCACATAAAGGTGTAAACCCAGATGAGGTAGTTGCAATTGGTGCAGCAATCCAAGGTGGTGTTTTGACCGGAGACGTAAAAGATGTATTACTTCTTGACGTAACTCCACTTTCTTTAGGAATTGAAACAATGGGTGGTGTAATGACCAAATTGATTGATGCGAATACTACCATTCCTACCAAGAAAAGTCAGATTTTCTCCACAGCATCCGATAATCAGCCAAGTGTTGAGATCCACGTGTTGCAAGGAGAGCGACCTATGGCGAATGATAACAAAACAATCGGTCGTTTTCACTTGGACGGAATTCCACCAGCACAAAGAGGTACGCCACAGATTGAAGTAACCTTTGATATTGATGCAAACGGTATCATTAAAGTTAGCGCAACAGATAAGGCTACCAACAAATCGCAGGACATCCGGATTGAAGCTTCTTCAGGTCTTACCGAAGAGGAAATCAAAAAGATGAAAGCTGACGCCGAAGCAAATGCCGAAAGTGATAAGACCGCTAAAGAAAGAGTGGACAAATTGAATGAGGCAGACGCGATGATCTTCCAAACTGAAAAGCAACTTAAAGAATTTGGTGATAAATTATCTGATGATAAAAAGAAACCAATTGAAGAGGCTTTGGAAGAATTGAAAAAAGCACATCAGTCGCAAGACGTTGCTACGATTCAGCCTGCTTTGGATAAAATTAACGAAGCCTGGAAAACAGCTTCTGAAGAAATGTACAAAGCTCAGGCCGATGGCCAGGGTGCTCCAACCGGAGACGCTGGAGGCGCAGGAGCCCAACAGGATAATACTGGTGGCGGAGATGCCAACAGTGACGTTGAGGACGTAGATTTTGAAGAAGTGAAATAA